The following proteins are co-located in the Paralichthys olivaceus isolate ysfri-2021 chromosome 10, ASM2471397v2, whole genome shotgun sequence genome:
- the LOC109631228 gene encoding claudin-14, with the protein MASMAVQLLGFFLGLLGFVGTMVVTLLPHWRTTAYVGSNIITATAYMKGLWMECVWHSTGIYQCEVYRSLLALPQDLQAARALMVLSCITSALASLVSVMGMKCTRFARGSLIKSPLAMSGGICFICAGVLCLITVSWTTNDVIMDFYDPFLPSGQKYEIGLAVYLGYASACLSLSGGLVLSWSSCGDRSRSSPPIQMSQPSSPPPAFNHIYPPSPPYKPPEALKDNRTPSFYSLSSNGYRLNNYV; encoded by the exons ATGGCCAGCATGGCCGTTCAGCTCCTCGGTTTCTTCTTGGGCCTGCTGGGGTTTGTGGGAACCATGGTTGTGACTCTGCTCCCCCACTGGCGCACCACGGCCTATGTGGGCTCCAACATCATCACAGCCACCGCCTACATGAAAGGCCTGTGgatggagtgtgtgtggcaCAGCACTGGCATTTATCAATGTGAGGTGTACAGATCTCTGCTGGCACTGCCACAGGACCTACAG GCTGCCCGGGCACTCATGGTGCTTTCCTGCATCACCTCAGCCCTGGCATCTCTGGTCTCTGTGATGGGGATGAAGTGTACCCGCTTCGCACGTGGCTCGCTGATCAAGTCTCCGCTGGCAATGAGCGGAGGGATATGTTTCATCTGTGCAGGTGTCCTCTGTCTAATCACTGTATCCTGGACCACCAACGATGTCATAATGGACTTCTACGACCCCTTCCTCCCTAGCGGGCAGAAGTATGAGATCGGCCTGGCCGTGTACCTTGGATACGCCTCAGCTTGCCTCAGTCTGAGCGGAGGACTAGTACTGTCCTGGAGCAGCTGTGGTGACAGGTCACGGAGTTCCCCTCCTATTCAGATGAGTCAACCATCATCGCCTCCCCCTGCCTTCAACCACATATACCCCCCTTCTCCACCATACAAGCCCCCTGAGGCCTTGAAGGACAAtcgtactccatcattttactCCCTTTCCAGCAATGGATACAGGCTCAATAACTATGTCTAA